The Cohnella abietis genome has a segment encoding these proteins:
- a CDS encoding PolC-type DNA polymerase III, giving the protein MQPTDDRRKRFEVLLQQAELPTEWLGQHFRDGFIEKVEIHRSRKEWTFYIGKETLLPKAIYVGFVERVKAKLGHHAAIKKVMQYGQAVSTQSIVEEYWPVFVEWMQQEVPSVNGWLGKADLDAQGDLVTITLLNETNIEMARKKEVDIHAARFFEERFQRVFRVKLAVGEVSPETYTEFAQKIEQENRDAIQQMMASVREEAPVVEGEAPQVLQHGYEIKDPALPIQEIREEEKKVTIQGVIFGLETKELRTGSTLFQCYVTDFTDSLSIKIFGKNKEDIKMLNLLANGKWVKMRGKIEYDRFLNPPELVMFPNDIREVLAPPEPKDTAEEKRVEFHLHTTMSTMDAVTPVDAYIKTAAKWGHKAVAITDHANVQCFPDAAKAGKKHGIKVIYGVEANVVNDAVPMVIQPRQQSLADAEYVVFDIETTGLSVTNNKIIELAGIKMINGQEVDRFETFVNPHEPIPYNIQQLTNITDEMVKDAPELEPKLKEFIAFIGDAVLVAHNARFDIGFMQEACKQHGLPPLKNPALDTLELARFLHPTMKNHRLNTLASLYKVSLDNHHRAIDDTIALGGILVGLLKEALLRGVTELESLNEVNGNSWRTTRPFHCGIYATNAVGKKNLFKLISLSHTDYLNRVACVPKSKLIEHREGLIVISGCEKGELFETVLNKSQEEAEDVAAFYDILEVQPIDFYMHLLDKGLVSSRAALEDALRRICRIGEKLTIPVIATGNVHYLIPREKVFRDITINGITGFSPLKDQRKPDAHFRTTAEMLEAFQFLGNEKAYEVVVKNTSELADRFEEIKLFPDKLFTPIIEGADEEIRTTCYDTAKGMYGEQLPQLVIDRLEKELVPIIKFGFSANYLISEKLVKKSNQDGYLVGSRGSVGSSVVAMFLGISEVNPLPAHYFCLNSECRHSEWFLDGSVPSGFDLPDKLCPNCSQKMKGEGQDIPFETFLGFKGDKVPDIDLNFSGEYQPQAHNYTKVLFTEKCVFRAGTIGTVAEKTAFGYTKKYEEEQGKSWRGAELNRLASGCTGVKRSTGQHPGGIVVVPDYIDVEDVTPVQFPADDRNSEWKTTHFDYHAFEDNLLKLDILGHDDPTMMRMLQDLTGVDPTTIPMNDPKVMSLFSSVSALGVSPQQIRSSVATFGVPEMGTRFVRQMLEETKPSSFADLLQISGLSHGTGVWIGNAQELIKNNTCTIKTVIGCRDDIMLFLIYKAGMDAALAFKITESVRKGRGLTPEWIEEMKRCKVPQWYIDSCLRIEYMFPKAHAAAYVISAVRTAYFKLYYPIEYYATYYSVRAADFDVELFCQGYDAILKMLLEIEEKGFQATTKEKSMISILEMGLEMTARGLKFKSIDLYRSDATRFIVDGDSLIPPYGAIAGVGENAARNIAASRNDGDFLSIEDFQQRSKASKTIIEVLTGLGTFRGLPESNQLMLF; this is encoded by the coding sequence ATGCAGCCGACGGATGATAGGCGCAAACGGTTCGAGGTGCTTCTGCAGCAAGCGGAATTGCCGACCGAGTGGTTGGGGCAGCATTTTCGAGATGGGTTTATTGAAAAGGTGGAAATTCACCGTTCCCGCAAGGAATGGACTTTTTATATTGGTAAGGAAACGTTATTGCCTAAGGCCATATACGTAGGATTTGTTGAACGGGTAAAGGCAAAGCTTGGGCACCATGCGGCTATTAAAAAAGTAATGCAATACGGACAAGCAGTATCCACACAAAGCATTGTGGAGGAGTACTGGCCGGTGTTCGTGGAGTGGATGCAGCAAGAGGTTCCATCGGTCAATGGGTGGCTGGGCAAAGCGGATTTGGACGCACAAGGTGATCTTGTTACCATTACACTGTTGAATGAGACGAACATTGAGATGGCGAGAAAGAAAGAAGTGGATATTCACGCTGCACGATTTTTCGAGGAGCGATTTCAGCGGGTTTTTCGTGTAAAGCTTGCCGTCGGTGAGGTGAGCCCCGAAACCTACACAGAATTCGCTCAGAAAATAGAGCAGGAAAATCGCGATGCGATTCAGCAAATGATGGCTAGCGTCAGAGAAGAAGCCCCTGTTGTAGAGGGAGAGGCCCCGCAAGTGCTACAGCATGGCTATGAGATTAAGGACCCTGCTCTTCCTATTCAGGAAATTCGTGAGGAAGAGAAGAAGGTTACGATTCAAGGCGTTATTTTTGGATTGGAAACGAAAGAGCTTAGGACGGGTAGCACGCTTTTTCAATGCTACGTTACGGACTTTACGGATTCCTTGTCGATTAAGATTTTCGGTAAGAACAAAGAGGACATTAAGATGTTAAACCTGCTTGCCAACGGCAAATGGGTCAAAATGCGAGGAAAGATTGAATATGATCGGTTTCTTAATCCTCCTGAGCTCGTTATGTTTCCAAACGACATTCGTGAAGTTCTGGCCCCGCCTGAGCCTAAAGATACGGCCGAGGAAAAGCGCGTAGAGTTTCATTTACATACGACAATGAGCACGATGGATGCGGTAACCCCAGTAGATGCCTATATCAAAACAGCTGCTAAGTGGGGGCACAAGGCCGTAGCTATTACAGATCATGCGAATGTTCAATGTTTCCCGGACGCTGCGAAAGCCGGTAAAAAGCATGGAATTAAAGTTATATATGGCGTGGAAGCTAACGTCGTCAACGACGCTGTTCCAATGGTCATTCAGCCTAGGCAACAGAGCTTGGCAGATGCCGAGTATGTCGTATTCGATATCGAGACGACAGGATTATCTGTCACGAACAACAAGATTATTGAGCTAGCCGGTATTAAAATGATTAACGGCCAAGAGGTTGACCGTTTTGAAACCTTTGTAAATCCGCATGAACCGATTCCTTATAACATTCAACAGTTAACGAACATTACCGATGAGATGGTAAAGGACGCACCTGAGCTTGAGCCGAAGCTGAAGGAATTTATTGCTTTTATCGGAGATGCTGTACTTGTAGCACATAATGCTCGTTTTGATATTGGGTTTATGCAAGAAGCTTGCAAACAACACGGGCTGCCTCCATTAAAGAATCCGGCTTTAGATACGCTTGAGCTGGCAAGATTTCTTCATCCTACGATGAAAAACCATCGTTTGAACACATTGGCATCCTTATATAAGGTTTCTCTAGATAACCATCATAGAGCTATTGATGATACGATTGCGTTAGGTGGAATTCTCGTTGGATTGCTGAAGGAAGCTTTGTTACGCGGGGTTACTGAGCTGGAGTCTTTGAATGAAGTGAATGGGAATAGCTGGCGAACGACTCGACCATTCCATTGCGGGATTTATGCTACGAATGCGGTTGGAAAGAAAAATCTTTTCAAATTGATCTCATTATCTCATACCGATTATTTGAACCGCGTTGCGTGCGTCCCTAAGAGCAAATTAATTGAACACCGAGAAGGCTTGATCGTCATATCAGGCTGCGAGAAGGGCGAGTTATTCGAGACTGTTCTGAATAAGTCGCAGGAAGAGGCTGAAGATGTTGCTGCATTCTATGATATTCTTGAGGTTCAGCCAATTGATTTCTATATGCATCTCCTTGATAAGGGGCTAGTCAGCAGTCGTGCGGCATTAGAAGATGCGCTTCGTCGGATTTGTCGAATAGGTGAGAAGCTCACTATCCCGGTAATCGCAACAGGTAATGTCCATTACTTAATCCCTAGGGAGAAAGTTTTCCGGGACATCACGATTAACGGAATTACGGGATTTAGCCCGCTTAAGGATCAGCGTAAGCCGGATGCCCACTTTAGAACGACTGCAGAGATGCTCGAAGCCTTCCAATTCCTTGGTAATGAGAAGGCATATGAGGTTGTCGTGAAAAATACGTCTGAGCTGGCAGATCGGTTCGAGGAAATCAAGCTATTTCCAGACAAGCTGTTCACTCCGATTATCGAAGGTGCAGACGAGGAAATTCGTACGACCTGCTACGACACGGCTAAGGGGATGTATGGAGAGCAGCTGCCGCAGCTTGTCATTGACAGACTAGAGAAGGAATTGGTTCCGATCATCAAGTTTGGTTTCTCTGCCAACTATCTCATTTCCGAGAAGCTGGTTAAGAAGTCCAATCAGGATGGATATCTCGTTGGGTCCCGGGGTTCCGTTGGCTCGTCTGTCGTGGCAATGTTCCTTGGAATCTCTGAAGTAAACCCTTTGCCAGCGCATTATTTCTGCCTAAATTCAGAGTGCAGGCACAGTGAATGGTTCCTCGATGGTAGCGTGCCAAGCGGTTTCGATCTTCCAGACAAGCTGTGTCCGAATTGCTCCCAAAAGATGAAGGGCGAAGGTCAAGATATTCCGTTCGAAACCTTCCTCGGCTTCAAAGGCGATAAAGTTCCCGATATCGATCTCAACTTTTCTGGTGAGTATCAACCGCAAGCACATAATTATACGAAAGTACTATTTACCGAAAAATGTGTATTTCGTGCAGGTACAATTGGAACAGTTGCGGAGAAAACAGCATTTGGATATACGAAGAAGTACGAGGAAGAGCAAGGTAAATCTTGGCGTGGTGCGGAGCTTAATCGTCTTGCCTCTGGTTGTACGGGGGTTAAGCGTAGTACAGGTCAGCATCCTGGGGGTATCGTTGTTGTTCCTGATTACATCGACGTAGAAGATGTTACTCCAGTACAATTCCCTGCAGATGATAGAAACTCGGAGTGGAAAACGACTCATTTCGATTATCATGCCTTTGAGGATAATTTACTTAAGCTCGATATTCTTGGTCACGATGATCCGACGATGATGCGGATGCTGCAGGATTTAACCGGTGTTGATCCAACGACCATCCCTATGAATGATCCTAAAGTAATGAGCCTTTTTAGCTCCGTGAGCGCACTAGGTGTTTCTCCACAGCAAATCCGTTCTAGCGTCGCGACCTTCGGTGTGCCGGAGATGGGTACCCGATTTGTTAGACAGATGCTTGAGGAGACGAAGCCGTCGTCCTTTGCCGATCTTTTGCAAATATCAGGCTTATCACACGGTACAGGCGTATGGATTGGTAACGCTCAAGAGCTCATTAAAAATAACACTTGCACAATTAAGACGGTAATCGGCTGTCGGGATGACATCATGCTATTCCTCATTTATAAAGCAGGTATGGACGCCGCATTAGCGTTCAAAATTACGGAGAGCGTGCGGAAGGGAAGAGGGCTCACTCCGGAGTGGATCGAGGAGATGAAGCGATGCAAGGTACCGCAATGGTACATCGATTCTTGCTTGCGCATTGAATATATGTTCCCGAAAGCTCATGCTGCTGCTTATGTTATTTCGGCGGTAAGAACAGCGTATTTTAAGCTATACTATCCAATCGAATATTACGCAACTTACTACTCAGTACGTGCTGCAGATTTCGATGTTGAGCTGTTCTGTCAAGGCTATGATGCCATCCTCAAGATGCTGCTTGAAATCGAGGAAAAAGGCTTTCAAGCAACAACGAAGGAGAAGAGCATGATATCCATTCTAGAGATGGGTCTCGAAATGACAGCTCGCGGCTTAAAATTCAAGTCGATAGACTTATATAGGTCCGACGCTACACGGTTTATTGTTGATGGTGACAGCTTAATACCGCCTTATGGAGCTATCGCTGGAGTGGGCGAGAATGCTGCTCGCAACATTGCTGCTTCACGGAATGATGGTGACTTTTTATCCATTGAGGATTTCCAGCAACGCTCAAAAGCAAGTAAAACAATAATAGAAGTTTTGACCGGTTTAGGTACCTTCCGAGGGCTGCCTGAGTCCAATCAGCTCATGCTGTTCTAG
- the rimP gene encoding ribosome maturation factor RimP, translated as MNAPKIKSIVENFATSYLEENGFELVDVEYVKEGSNWFLRVYVDKEGGIDIEDCGIVSEFVSAKLDELDPIEEAYFLEVSSPGAERPLKKAEDVTKAVGKHVFVTTYEQINGAKEFEGRLDGFDGETIVIVIGRRKHAIPYNKVASARLAIVF; from the coding sequence TTGAATGCACCGAAAATAAAATCCATAGTAGAAAACTTCGCAACCTCCTACTTAGAGGAGAACGGGTTTGAGCTAGTGGACGTGGAATACGTGAAGGAAGGCAGCAACTGGTTTTTGCGCGTTTATGTGGACAAGGAAGGCGGCATCGATATCGAGGATTGCGGCATCGTTTCCGAATTCGTTAGCGCAAAGCTAGATGAACTAGATCCTATCGAAGAAGCGTATTTCCTAGAAGTAAGCTCGCCAGGCGCCGAAAGGCCGCTTAAGAAGGCAGAGGATGTCACGAAAGCCGTCGGCAAACATGTGTTTGTGACGACATACGAACAGATTAACGGGGCCAAAGAGTTTGAAGGAAGGCTTGACGGTTTTGACGGAGAGACAATAGTCATTGTCATCGGACGCCGTAAACATGCCATCCCTTACAATAAAGTGGCCTCCGCACGGTTGGCCATTGTTTTCTAA
- a CDS encoding phosphatidate cytidylyltransferase, whose product MRQRLITGVIAGAAFIGLLAAGGWYYTALLLLMALIGYWEYARLNGQAWTRLDVLIGFAAVALITLPKLPFEWDMPSFTTIAWLLMFVLLCGTVFSKNRIQLEHVSILFLGAVYVGSGFHYMALTRELEHGIFWSALTFACIWASDAGAYFVGKAIGRTKLWPSISPNKTIEGALGGVVIAVITGLILAYCQPDWLGYGQAVLIGLTAAVAGQLGDLVQSAYKRFRNIKDSGQLLPGHGGVLDRTDSWLIVFPLVHLLGLLT is encoded by the coding sequence ATGCGTCAGCGTTTAATTACCGGAGTTATTGCCGGCGCGGCGTTCATCGGTCTGCTTGCTGCCGGAGGCTGGTATTATACAGCCCTGCTGCTCCTTATGGCGCTTATTGGCTATTGGGAATATGCACGGCTTAATGGACAAGCCTGGACTCGTCTGGACGTACTGATAGGGTTCGCAGCGGTAGCTTTAATTACTTTACCAAAACTCCCCTTTGAATGGGACATGCCTTCCTTTACAACGATAGCCTGGCTTCTAATGTTTGTTCTACTTTGTGGAACGGTATTCAGTAAAAACCGTATACAATTAGAGCATGTAAGCATATTGTTTCTAGGTGCTGTCTATGTAGGCTCGGGCTTTCATTATATGGCGCTAACTCGAGAGCTAGAGCACGGGATATTCTGGTCTGCTCTTACCTTCGCTTGTATCTGGGCATCGGATGCGGGAGCTTACTTTGTCGGGAAAGCGATTGGAAGAACGAAGCTTTGGCCGTCAATTAGTCCTAATAAGACGATTGAAGGGGCTTTAGGTGGAGTAGTAATTGCTGTTATTACTGGCTTGATCTTGGCTTACTGTCAACCGGACTGGCTTGGTTATGGTCAAGCGGTGCTTATCGGCCTAACAGCAGCGGTTGCAGGTCAGCTTGGTGATCTTGTTCAATCCGCATACAAGCGTTTCCGCAATATTAAAGATTCTGGTCAATTGCTGCCAGGTCACGGCGGAGTGCTGGACCGGACAGACAGCTGGCTAATCGTCTTTCCATTAGTGCATTTGCTCGGCCTTCTAACGTAA
- the frr gene encoding ribosome recycling factor — MPQEIKKDAEERMEKALGALKRDLTTLRAGRASGAMLDRIQVDYYGTPTPINQMGSINTPDSRTLIITPWDKTALAAIEKAIQKSDLGLTPANDGSIIRLNIPPLTEERRADLVKSTKKFGEEAKVAIRNIRRDANDEIKKKEKGDISEDESRRHQEDVQKITDRFVAEVDKILVAKEKEIMEV, encoded by the coding sequence ATGCCTCAGGAAATTAAGAAGGATGCAGAAGAGCGTATGGAGAAAGCGCTAGGCGCTTTGAAACGCGATTTGACAACTTTAAGAGCAGGCCGTGCATCAGGAGCAATGCTTGATCGGATTCAAGTTGATTATTATGGTACACCAACGCCAATCAATCAGATGGGTTCGATTAACACGCCTGATTCACGTACACTGATTATTACTCCTTGGGATAAAACTGCTTTAGCCGCTATAGAGAAGGCGATTCAGAAGTCGGATCTTGGCTTGACGCCTGCGAATGATGGTTCCATCATTCGTCTTAATATTCCGCCACTTACGGAAGAGCGTCGCGCTGACTTGGTTAAATCAACGAAGAAATTCGGCGAGGAAGCAAAAGTAGCTATTCGTAACATCCGTCGTGATGCTAACGATGAAATTAAGAAAAAAGAAAAAGGCGACATCTCTGAGGATGAATCGCGCCGTCACCAAGAGGACGTTCAGAAAATAACGGACCGCTTCGTTGCAGAAGTCGACAAAATCTTGGTTGCCAAAGAAAAAGAAATCATGGAAGTATGA
- the proS gene encoding proline--tRNA ligase, with protein sequence MSKDKGFVTEITPQSEDFSRWYIDVIKKAELMDYSPVRGCIVFRPDGYELWENMQKELDQRFKDTGHRNAYFPLFIPESFFQKEKEHVEGFNPELPWVTEAAGEKLEERLAIRPTSETMFGHMYAKWINSYRDLPLLINQWANVVRWEKRTLPFLRTSEFLWQEGHTAHEDEEDARKETMQMLEVYTDFVQNVLAIPVIKGQKTPSERFAGAVDTYSIEAMMKDGRAVQAGTSHYLGTKFAVAFDIKYLDRENTQQFCHTTSWGVSTRLIGALIMVHGDDRGLVLPPKVAATQVIMIPIGPPKTRDVVIAKTDELYAQLKAAGIRVRVDDRSDVSPGWKFNEYEMRGIPIRLELGPRDLENGQCVLVSRVSGEKKSVALDNLVAEVQSLLAQIHDDMFERALSFREENFFSVETLDEYKTAMEEKRGFALAGWCGSEACEKQVKEETGATSRNIPFEPAETKSKCLVCGDESQHTVVFARAY encoded by the coding sequence ATGTCGAAGGATAAAGGATTTGTAACGGAAATTACGCCACAGAGCGAGGACTTTTCCCGCTGGTATATTGACGTCATTAAGAAAGCGGAATTAATGGATTACTCGCCCGTTCGTGGCTGTATCGTATTCCGTCCAGACGGATATGAGCTGTGGGAGAATATGCAGAAGGAGCTTGATCAGCGCTTCAAGGATACTGGTCATCGCAATGCTTATTTCCCTTTATTCATTCCTGAGAGCTTCTTTCAGAAGGAAAAGGAGCATGTTGAGGGCTTTAACCCTGAGCTGCCTTGGGTAACGGAAGCGGCTGGAGAGAAGCTGGAAGAGAGACTTGCCATTCGTCCAACGTCTGAGACGATGTTCGGCCATATGTATGCGAAGTGGATTAATTCCTATCGCGATCTGCCCCTCTTAATTAATCAATGGGCTAATGTCGTGCGTTGGGAGAAAAGAACACTTCCATTCCTAAGAACAAGTGAATTCCTCTGGCAGGAAGGTCATACTGCTCATGAGGATGAAGAGGATGCACGCAAAGAAACGATGCAGATGCTCGAGGTTTATACGGATTTCGTGCAGAATGTTCTAGCTATACCTGTTATTAAAGGCCAGAAAACGCCATCTGAGCGATTCGCTGGTGCTGTAGATACTTATTCTATCGAAGCAATGATGAAGGACGGGCGCGCTGTTCAAGCGGGTACATCTCATTATCTCGGCACGAAATTTGCTGTGGCATTCGATATCAAATATCTTGATCGTGAGAATACACAGCAGTTTTGTCATACGACATCATGGGGAGTTAGCACCCGTCTAATTGGTGCTCTCATTATGGTACATGGTGATGATCGCGGTCTAGTTCTGCCGCCTAAGGTAGCAGCGACACAGGTCATTATGATTCCGATTGGACCGCCTAAAACTCGAGATGTCGTTATTGCTAAGACGGACGAGCTATATGCCCAATTAAAGGCTGCAGGTATCCGCGTTCGTGTGGACGATCGTTCTGATGTATCTCCTGGCTGGAAGTTTAATGAATACGAGATGCGGGGAATTCCAATTCGTCTGGAGCTTGGACCACGTGACTTGGAAAATGGTCAATGTGTGCTTGTCTCCCGTGTAAGTGGAGAGAAAAAGTCGGTAGCACTTGATAATCTTGTGGCGGAGGTTCAGTCTCTGCTAGCTCAAATTCACGATGATATGTTTGAGCGTGCATTATCATTCCGTGAGGAAAACTTCTTCTCCGTCGAAACGTTGGATGAATACAAGACTGCGATGGAAGAGAAAAGAGGCTTCGCATTGGCTGGCTGGTGCGGATCTGAAGCTTGTGAGAAGCAGGTCAAGGAAGAAACGGGAGCAACAAGCCGGAACATTCCGTTCGAGCCTGCCGAAACCAAGTCCAAGTGTCTAGTATGCGGTGACGAATCTCAGCACACGGTTGTTTTCGCTAGAGCTTACTAA
- the rseP gene encoding RIP metalloprotease RseP, with the protein MENIQVALLTVLMFFLLVSLHEWGHFYFARRAGILVREFAIGFGPKLFSIKRGETRYTLRLLPIGGFVRMAGEDPEIVEVQPGQTLAVRVKDDLVTRIYLDRLDERSGVMRGEVKSLDLERDLFITLDVDGEIERYSIHPQALIIARGRETQIAPIDRQFGHKSVGKRALAIFAGPVMNFLLAFVLFATYLVLQGVPVENSSKVFISKVLPDTPAQQSGLVNGDWVKSINGEPIGGDVDKFVKQINDSAGKPMNWIVERDGTEVTLKVTPDAQTGKIGIYPTGEMKKPSAGETISFASKSMVEMTKRIFEGFRKLIFGEFKLDDLGGPVKTTKVTVEIAKEGIDQLTLWAAVLSLYLGIFNLLPIPALDGSRLLFLGLEAIRGRPIDPNRESMVHFIGFAMLMLLMIVVTYNDIIGLVRR; encoded by the coding sequence ATGGAAAATATACAGGTCGCTCTCTTGACCGTGCTAATGTTCTTTTTACTGGTGTCGCTTCATGAATGGGGTCACTTCTATTTTGCTCGTAGAGCGGGGATTCTGGTACGCGAATTCGCAATTGGATTCGGGCCAAAGCTGTTCTCCATTAAGCGTGGAGAAACGCGATACACCCTTCGTTTACTCCCCATCGGTGGATTTGTACGAATGGCGGGTGAAGATCCGGAAATAGTAGAGGTTCAGCCAGGGCAGACATTAGCTGTTCGAGTGAAGGATGACTTGGTTACCCGCATATATTTAGATCGCCTTGATGAACGCTCAGGTGTTATGCGCGGAGAAGTGAAATCGCTTGATCTGGAGAGGGATCTATTCATTACCCTTGATGTCGACGGTGAAATAGAACGTTATTCCATCCACCCTCAAGCTTTAATTATAGCCAGAGGCCGAGAAACACAAATTGCACCTATCGACCGTCAATTCGGACATAAGTCTGTTGGTAAACGTGCACTTGCTATTTTCGCGGGACCGGTTATGAACTTCCTATTGGCATTCGTGTTATTTGCTACCTACTTGGTCTTACAAGGCGTTCCTGTTGAAAACTCATCTAAAGTGTTTATTTCGAAAGTCCTGCCCGATACTCCGGCGCAGCAATCGGGTCTGGTAAACGGGGACTGGGTGAAATCTATTAACGGTGAGCCAATTGGCGGCGATGTTGATAAATTCGTCAAGCAAATTAATGACTCAGCGGGTAAGCCAATGAACTGGATTGTCGAGCGGGACGGTACTGAAGTTACTCTTAAAGTGACTCCAGATGCTCAAACAGGTAAAATCGGCATCTATCCTACGGGAGAGATGAAAAAGCCAAGCGCAGGCGAGACGATAAGCTTCGCAAGCAAATCCATGGTTGAAATGACTAAGCGGATTTTCGAAGGCTTCCGGAAATTGATATTTGGTGAATTTAAGCTCGATGATCTCGGCGGACCAGTGAAGACGACGAAGGTTACTGTTGAAATCGCCAAAGAGGGAATTGACCAGCTGACACTTTGGGCTGCCGTGTTAAGCTTGTACTTGGGGATTTTCAATCTATTGCCTATACCTGCGCTCGATGGAAGCCGGCTGCTTTTCCTTGGCTTGGAAGCGATAAGGGGAAGACCGATTGATCCGAACCGAGAAAGTATGGTACATTTCATCGGGTTTGCCATGCTCATGCTCCTTATGATTGTAGTAACCTATAACGATATTATAGGATTGGTTAGAAGATAA
- a CDS encoding isoprenyl transferase, producing MNRNQVKTEEEPTGDSIPGHIAIIMDGNGRWAKARGLPRIAGHHNGMKAVKRITKAANRVGVKVLTLYAFSTENWKRPKAEVEFLMKLPQEFLSLELDELVENNVQVRMMGNRELLPDHTIHAIEEAVRKTAHNTGLILNFALNYGSRVEMVEAARELARKAVAGEIDPNEIEEADFESLLLSSGLPDPDLLIRTSGELRLSNFMLWQAAYSEFWFTDVYWPEFSEQHLFDAIREYQRRARRYGGL from the coding sequence ATGAATCGCAATCAGGTGAAAACAGAGGAAGAGCCAACAGGAGACAGCATCCCGGGACATATCGCCATTATCATGGACGGAAATGGACGCTGGGCCAAAGCAAGAGGATTACCTCGTATTGCTGGGCATCACAACGGGATGAAGGCAGTTAAACGAATTACAAAAGCCGCTAATCGTGTCGGTGTAAAAGTGCTGACCTTATATGCTTTCTCGACAGAAAATTGGAAACGTCCGAAAGCAGAAGTCGAATTTTTAATGAAATTGCCGCAGGAATTTTTATCATTAGAGTTAGATGAGCTGGTCGAGAACAATGTCCAAGTTAGAATGATGGGTAACCGAGAGCTATTGCCGGACCATACCATTCATGCTATTGAGGAAGCCGTGCGCAAAACAGCTCATAATACCGGATTAATTCTTAATTTCGCTTTGAATTACGGCAGTAGAGTAGAGATGGTGGAAGCGGCTCGAGAGCTTGCACGTAAAGCTGTCGCTGGAGAAATAGATCCGAATGAAATAGAGGAAGCTGATTTTGAAAGCTTATTGCTGTCCAGTGGACTTCCTGATCCAGATTTACTCATAAGGACTAGCGGAGAATTAAGGTTAAGCAATTTTATGCTCTGGCAGGCTGCTTATAGTGAGTTCTGGTTTACCGATGTGTATTGGCCAGAATTCAGCGAACAACATTTATTCGACGCGATTCGCGAATACCAGCGGCGTGCGCGCCGTTACGGGGGGCTATGA
- a CDS encoding 1-deoxy-D-xylulose-5-phosphate reductoisomerase, translating into MKKITVLGSTGSIGTQTLDVISRHPEDFEVVGLAAGNNISLLLEQVRTFKPKWVSAGTEALADQIKSQVPSQVRVVYGEAGLIEIAGNSGADYVVCALVGSLGLTSTLAAIEAGANIGLANKETLVTAGHLVMQRAKDKGVSIVPVDSEHSAIFQCLNGESHKTIKRLMLTASGGSFRDLTRDQLNNVTVEDALKHPNWSMGAKVTIDSATMANKGLEVIEARWLFDLDYDQIDVVIHPESIIHSMVEFVDTSVMAQLGNPDMRVPIQYALTYPERKPSPASALDLLKQGTLHFREMDFNRYPCLRLAYEAGRSGGTATTVFNAANEIAVARFLKREIPFLAIDRIIEEVLSRHTKIAAPDLETILETDGWARLEAAALE; encoded by the coding sequence ATGAAAAAGATAACGGTGCTTGGGAGTACAGGGTCGATTGGGACTCAGACGCTAGACGTCATCTCTCGCCATCCTGAGGACTTCGAGGTTGTGGGACTGGCTGCGGGTAACAATATATCTTTGTTACTCGAGCAGGTACGGACGTTCAAGCCGAAATGGGTTTCTGCCGGGACTGAAGCTTTAGCAGATCAAATCAAATCCCAAGTACCCTCGCAGGTGCGTGTTGTGTACGGTGAAGCAGGACTAATAGAAATCGCAGGAAATTCTGGTGCGGACTATGTCGTATGTGCATTAGTAGGGAGCTTAGGATTAACATCGACCTTGGCAGCTATTGAAGCAGGCGCTAATATCGGTCTAGCTAATAAAGAGACCTTGGTGACCGCGGGTCATCTGGTCATGCAGAGGGCGAAGGACAAGGGTGTGTCGATTGTTCCAGTTGATAGTGAGCACTCTGCTATATTTCAATGCCTCAACGGAGAAAGTCATAAAACGATTAAGCGACTAATGCTGACAGCCTCCGGTGGAAGCTTTCGGGATCTTACGCGTGATCAATTAAACAACGTAACAGTAGAAGATGCACTAAAGCATCCGAACTGGAGCATGGGCGCCAAGGTAACGATCGATTCGGCAACGATGGCGAATAAAGGTCTTGAAGTCATTGAAGCTCGTTGGCTGTTTGATTTGGACTACGACCAAATTGATGTAGTCATTCACCCAGAAAGTATCATACACTCCATGGTGGAGTTTGTGGATACTAGCGTGATGGCACAGCTTGGTAATCCGGACATGAGAGTTCCTATTCAATACGCACTAACTTATCCAGAGCGTAAGCCTTCACCGGCCTCAGCTTTAGATTTGCTTAAGCAAGGAACGCTACATTTTCGGGAGATGGATTTCAACCGCTATCCTTGCTTGCGGCTAGCTTATGAAGCTGGGCGAAGCGGAGGGACAGCTACAACTGTATTTAATGCAGCCAACGAAATTGCGGTAGCTCGGTTTCTTAAGAGAGAAATCCCGTTCCTGGCGATTGATCGTATTATCGAAGAGGTGCTTTCCCGCCATACGAAGATTGCTGCTCCTGACTTGGAAACCATTCTAGAGACAGATGGATGGGCTCGTCTGGAAGCTGCAGCGTTAGAATAA